The genomic stretch TTTGGtcaacattttatttttcttggttggGGGTAAAATCAAAATTATTTTAGTGTGAAATAGCTCTATCTTTTGCTATTTAACATTAATTCATTATTTGAAACAGTATACTACTAAACATTTTTAATATCCtgtttccaaataaaaggctaCCTTTTATACTCTTTTTGGGTTATTTGTTGTGGTAATatgttttaataaaaaaatggaTGATAACTAATATACATAGAGGTAACTACagctaataataataataataataataataataataatttcaattttttttcaaaacagtttttatatttttatgaacatattttttaattattttttaaaaatttttcatacaTCAAATCGATataatgtattttttttataaaaactttaaaaatagtaattcaatatatttttttaataaaaactacagaaaatagcaatataaatgactcaacaaaaattttcatttccggTCCAAGTCAAATTCTAATCATTTTATTTAATCCTAATTTCCTCCGTAGTTTATACTTAATACTCGTATGAGGTCCTTTTCTTGTACAACAAGAATTAGCAGTAAAAAACTACTACTGCTCAGCGGTGGGAGAAACCTGCCAGATTCTGTGAATTCTTGGAAAAGAAGTCAATTCAATTTCCATGGCTTTCCTTATGGCTATGAGGAGAACCGCGGCCTCACCTGCATCCTCGGCCCTTTTCACCAGATTCCTCAACGGCACCGTTCTTAAACCCTCCGCCGCCGGCGTTGCCCCAATAACAACTAGTTCCTTCACTTCCAGCATCCCTATTATCCTCGGAAACGAACCGCGCGTGACCCTCAATGCCCTGGGTGGTTCTTATCCCCGCTCTGAACAGTTTCCCATTGAACGCGGTAATTAGTTTCCCCACatttcttctgtttttcttGCTTCTTCTGGTGAAAAGGGTCGATTTAGATTTCGTTTTTTCTGTTGATTTCAGGTGGGTACTCTGATGAATACATCAACCCCTTCCAGACTTCGGGCTCGCGCGGGGCTTACGAGATAAACCATGTGGATGAAGGGTTGTACGTGAGGATGGAGATGCCGGGGATTGATAAAGAGGATGTGAAGGTTTGGAATGAATACGGGACTGTTTATGTGAAGGGGATAGGAAACAATAAGCAGTCAAGATTTGAGAAACTCAGAAGGGCTTACAGTGCTACCATTGAGATTCCTTCAGACACTTTCCATGCAGGCAAGATCGAAGTTGACGTGAAGAATGGTGTTCTTAGAATGTTGATTCCAAACAAAGAGAGTACTAATCTAGGCCAAGTTTGAGTGAGTTTGCTAACAAAAAAATCATGGGTTTTATTGGGAACCTTTTGGTTAGATTATGTTCAGTAATCAGTACTTACTAGCAATTGAATTAGCCTAGTGTTGGGCTGCATTTGCAGAGTGAATATGGCGTTTGTGAttatttctcttgttttctttgctTTCATGGGCAatgaatttcaagaaaatacgGTTGAATTGTCCATGTGATTGCTCCAATTAACTATTTAGTTGGAGAATTTTTTTAGTTGAAATCATTTCAATAATCCTCCTTTGGTTCCACTTGATGAAACCATTGAGCTCTATTAATTAAACGTGGTGTGCATTGCTTCTTGCTCAGTTTTGTTGTTGATTTTGAATTGTTTCCTACATCTGTAGTTGTAGAACCTTTTCCAATTTGATGGATTTTATTAATTTAGCTGAGAGGATTGAGCCAGGGCATTTTTGCTTGATTGCACAAGTATCCATACAAGATCTCTGTGACCATTATCTAAGTGGCCGATATATTCCTCGAATTTCAAGTCTCACTATCTTACCAGGCAAATTATAGAGCCCATCTGGGGTTAATAAATGAATGCTAGACGATGATAAGCTTGTGCAAATTCATAATTACACGAGTGTTCAGCTGTTTTTGGAGTTGATTGGTTACATTCATTTTAGGTTAGAATTCTTCCACGCATAAAATTAAGGTCACAAACCTTTCTTCTACAGGACCTTGTCATGTCCTAATTGTCACagaaaaaggccaaaaaaaacaTTATTTGGAACAGGTTGTGCACCTTGGTGATAACTAAGATAATAATGTATTCCAATTATTTAAAATGCTTCATTTCATTTGTGCCGAACCTATTTAAATATGCATTGTGACTTTGCTTTTCCAAGTACACAGAAAGATTGCAAGCTACTCGGATACTGCTCGGAGGAGTGGAAAGATCTTTACGTCATAAATAAATTCATTAGTTGAAATGCAAAATTTTCTTGTAAAATATGTTGAGTAATTATCGTTGTAATTACTTCTTATTGCAAGTATATAGACACAAGTCTGCTTGCTGCCTGAAAATGAGGTTGTCAAGATTAAGTCATGTTATtttaaacaaaacttatatTCCATTAAACTAAATTCAATAGAGTCTATCTAACTCGACCTCATTATTTCAATCTATAGGTGTTCATTGTCTTAGACCTACTTATAAGTGTTTTCCTATTTTTGTTGGTTTCACATACTGCAGAGAGTGCTGCTAATccagtcgagtcgagtcgagttcaaGCAACTGCTAATCGAACTCGACTCAACATTTATCAAGCTAACTCGAGCCCACTCGATTAGTAGTTCGAGCTTCAAATATTGTTCGAGATCGACTCGTCAAATTCGgtttcgagctcgaactcgaattTGAAAATCGAGTCGAGTTTAATGAGCATAGTGGGCTATGGAaaaaggaagaggaaagaaaaattaggGCAGCTATGAAATGATACTAATGTTCTTATATTTTGAGCCTGTCGAGTAGTTCGCGAGTCCAACTCGGTTCGGCTCGATTCATAAACGAGTATGTTTAGAACTTGAACTCAACTCGTTTACTGAGAAAAACGAACTGAGTCAAGCCTTTAACGAGTAGTGTCGAGCTCAGCTCACAAACTATCCAgttcgattaacagctctaACTGCAGAGCGTTGTCAAATGACTCTAAACACACATCACGATTGAACTATACATAGGACCATACATTGTCCACAATTTGCTCCATTTCTTTGTAGCAAAGTTGAATTACTTCAAACTCACATTGTGGAAAGATAGGATCCAAATGGCTCATTATTCATTAAGAAGTTCATTGCAAAtaatcttaaaccaaaatactATAACAAGAAATGGAAGTAAAACTGATAAAAACAGAAACTATTATAATGAAGCAGTGCAGTACCATTCACCCCACACCCCAGCTCCT from Coffea eugenioides isolate CCC68of chromosome 8, Ceug_1.0, whole genome shotgun sequence encodes the following:
- the LOC113781729 gene encoding heat shock 22 kDa protein, mitochondrial-like, producing MAMRRTAASPASSALFTRFLNGTVLKPSAAGVAPITTSSFTSSIPIILGNEPRVTLNALGGSYPRSEQFPIERGGYSDEYINPFQTSGSRGAYEINHVDEGLYVRMEMPGIDKEDVKVWNEYGTVYVKGIGNNKQSRFEKLRRAYSATIEIPSDTFHAGKIEVDVKNGVLRMLIPNKESTNLGQV